In the Brachionichthys hirsutus isolate HB-005 chromosome 1, CSIRO-AGI_Bhir_v1, whole genome shotgun sequence genome, TGAACCCAGATTTGAACCCAGGGCCTCTTGAGATTTGTCCCGTACATGACGGcctattctttattctttactCCACTTCCCCGTGGAAGGCTTCTTCTTCACAGCACTTTTCCACGCACATATCCTccaaacatgaacacacactatctgcatgcactgtcCATCACTttaacttcctgttgttgtttttctacaaCTATCTATATTTCATATTGTACCTAAACGCCATTCGgagcaatgacaataaaggctttctactctagttctattctattctacaccAGAGTAACGTCTACCAGCGCCACGCCCCCAAACTCCTGAATTTAAGAATGAATTTGCGACGTGGCGCCCGAATTCCTGTCGCGATACCGACATCCCGTGGACCAATGGCAGGGGCCCTCTCTGTGGAAGGGGTTGGGCGCAACAGCAACAaacgctctgattggctgcctgtGAAGCTGCAGGACACGCCGTTTGGTTGCGTCGCTTTGCGCTGGAGACGGGACAGGTTTACGCACAGCGCCCGCTGAATGGGCTGTAGGTGTTGCCGGTGGACTGTGCGCAGGTTCGAGTCCCTTTTCCAGGACTGGTCATTTTTAAGTTCGCGCCCCGACGCAGGCGAGACGAAGAAAcgagggctgtgtgtgtgtgtgtgtgtgtcggcggaAGTGGCTCCAGCCTCTCGCTTTTTTCTGCTCATTGTGGTGTCTGTCTCGGGCCAGCTTCACCCCGTCCCTGACTGATGGACGTCTTCGGCTTCGTGTGCGCCGCGCTCCTTTGCGCCGCCGCCGTGCGCTCCAAGCCGACGTTAAGAAAAGACCGAGTCATTTATCACGACCCGGAGCTGGCCAGGCAGGCCCTCGAAGACAACACGAGCTTCCAGTACGACCATGAGGCCTTCCTCGGCAAAGAGGAGGCCAGAACATTTGACCAGCTCAGCCCGGAGGAGAGCAAGGACCGGCTCGGGTAAGGACATCCAAACCGCCGCGGCTCGATCAGGTGTGGAGTCAAATGTTCGGAGCATTAAAATTCAGCATGAGCAGCAGGGCCTGAGAAAGATGTGCCTGCCTGCAAGACTACACAGAGGGCAAACCCCaccatcccccccccacacgcagaGTTAATTGCTCAGCCCGAAATCTTAATTATAGATTAaccattaaatatttatatgtagGCCATGAGGCTGGAGTGCAGCTGTTCGACACTCCGCTGCCACTGGCTCCATGTTCTACGCGTTTTCCCGTCACTGCTTGAGTGACATGTTGGCACCATGAAGCACATCAGGAACCTAAAGGGAAACTCCTTccggtgggagtgggagtgggaggatcCCTGCAACATCACAACGTGGCAACCCCTGGTCTAAGAATACGCCAcagcttttctctttctttttactGGAATGGATTTACCTGCTCCTCCCTCAAGAGTGCGGGTCACAATTTGAGTCAGATCGATCGCATCTATCTTTACTTAAATGGCGACTAACTCGATCACgctcttgtctttttttctgttgccCTACAGGAAAATAGTGGAGCGGATAGACGGAGATTCCGACGGCTCCATCACCACAGCCGAACTCAAGGCTTGGATAAAGCGCGTGCAGAAGCGTTACGTGTACGAGAATGTGGCAAAGGTGTGGAAGGATTATGAtctgaacaaaaacaacaaggtTTCATGGGACGAGTACAAGCAGGCTACATACGGATATTATCTCGGTAGGAGTGGGttttttattagaattattCTTTGTTCTTTAAGCACGTGTCTGACTATTAAAATGTACACATTTGTTTCGCTCTTCTTAGCCAACCCAGAGGAGTTTGATGATGCAACAGACCAGTTCAGCTTCAAGAAAATGCTTCCCCGGGACGAGAGGAGGTTTAAAAACGCAGATCTGAACGGCGACTCGGCCGCCGACAGGGAGGAGTTCACGTCCTTCCTCCACCCCGAGGAGTTTGAGCATATGAAGGATATCGTGGTTCTGGTAAGCTCTTTTTATCGACATGCTATTTTAAGAGCAAACGGGCAAGGTGACGAGGCccgcctaaccctaaccctaatagGAGCCTCtcaattttacattttgtggttTTACTATTGACTAAGAAATAGCTACAGGAACGGGTCTAGGATTCTATATGTCgtgtttttaccctcgccgaagcagaggcgagggtattgcaattgggtgcgtttgtctgtatgtttgtttgtctgtttgtctgtccgagcgcataattcaaaaactagtaacccaatcgacttgaaatttgtacacaagcaaggttctgtccgtggctcggtcctccccgagaatggcattgatccggatctggatccagattctagaattattttttacatctggaattgtgcctgtgctgtaaactgtcactttaagagggagggacacgaatggcatgatgggaaaaagagtccagaaggagtcttgtagtacgttccggagcagcaagccagagcaggtttggcccctttgatccggaagccccgtttactgtctcacaagatcgaatagtctattggaggcgagggtctgcaatctctgattgtcgttttctagtttctgATGGAATGCTACATTTGGATAACTCCTAAATGAAATTTTAACTCGACCAGGAAATTAATGAGTTTtagatttctgtatttttttggaACAGGTCCAGTGGGACAGAGCCCGCAGCCCCATTTAAGACTCgatctttaaatataaatgtagttCCACGGAACGGTTGCCTGGCATATGTTAGCAGCGATGCACTATGCTGCTACGTTCATAAAAGTTGTACTATCCATTTGACAGAGTTGATTATTAATCTCTCgttttgatgatgtcaccggaCGTGGCCAAAGAATTGTTCTTCCAGGGCGTGTCTTCACCGGCTGAAGCTGATTCTtctgccgttttttttttttttgacacacaaATCTTTCATGCAGCCGACTGGCGTCCGGTCATCCTGCCTGAGGCGAcgtgtttctgttttattacTCGGAGTGAAAGTTCTCCTGTTGTTAAAACTTTGTCTCACTTAGTTGACTTTATCATCTTAATTTGAATGCAGGAAACCCTGGAGGACATTGACAAGAATGGCGACGGACACGTGGATGAAGACGAATACATCGGTCAGTTTAACAAATGTATCGAAAAGGAACACAACCACATTGATTCATTTTATGAGAAATGAATCATGAAACAACTGAAGGACCTACGTTACCTCTGCATGACATTTGTATatgatgtataaatatatatatatatatatacttctgTCTTTGTCATGATGTGTAACATtttgtgtctttgatgtaagTTTATAAGATCCAGCAATGTTGTGCCTCGCTCCACACAAGACGGGGACAAAAAAAACTAGACAGTAAAATAGAGTTGTGTGTCATCAGCGTAACTCTTGATGGCAAACTCCATTACTTTCCTGTGATGCGCTCCATTTTGTTTGAATGGTCTGTGTTAAAGAAGGAATCATAACTTTTTGTTGTATGTGAGGTTTGGCCACTGTGCAGCTCTAGAGTTCTCACTTTCTTCACGTTTTCAGCTGACATGTTTGCTCATGAGGATGGGGGTCCTGAGCCGGACTGGGTCAAGACCGAGAGGGAACAGTTCTCGGACTTTCGAGATTTGAACAAAGATGGTAAAATGGACCGGGATGAAATCCGACACTGGATTATGCCGCAAGACTATGACCACGCCCAAGCTGAGGCCAGACACCTGGTGTACGAGTCTGACCAGGACAAGGTACATCAACATGTTCATGATGTGATCAAACGAGCAATGATTCATTTGAAACCGCTCCATCGTCAGAGTACGTCCTGCTCATCTTGCATCTCCCTGCGTTCTTAGGACCAGATGCTGACCAAAGAAGAGATCCTTGAAAATTGGAACATGTTTGTGGGAAGTCAGGCCACAAACTACGGAGAAGACCTCACCAGGAACCACGATGAGCTCTGAGTCGGCGGTGCAGCttctgacgtgtgtgtgtgtgtgtgtgtgtgagaggaagagTGTTGAAACGTCTTTGATTTCAAAGAGAGAACGACAAACTCCTACACGTCCCTCCATCCTTTCTGCACAGTAGCAGGACACATGTCAGCATTGAATTCTAAACACTGTAGATACCAGACGAGAGGCGGAGCGAGTGTCTATCCTACCACTAACGCTAAGCGTCTCGCTCACTTTTATATCGACGATTCTGTTTCTGACATTCAGGAGCAAATCTAGATCCAATGGACCTACTTTCCATCCACGGTGCCTTTCAGCCGCATCGCCGGCTTTGCTGTCACAGAGATCTGTAGATAAACATGTCAAAGCTTAAGGATTACCTGAATGTTCAGGTACAGGAGCAGTTTTTGATGGCGATGGTAATGTGAAACTACACCACAGAGCGATggtctgattttatttatttatcattcattCTTTTGAATGTTAGATTTGATAGGAATACAGTTTTTAACTATAATTTTCttctaaaacaaaacagaaacgaTGCCTCTTTGTTTACAAATTCCTTTGGCCAAATGTTTTAGATGTTCTTTTGTGCTTTAATTAACTGGCCTGGTCTTTGCACGCATTTGGTTTTTTAGTTTAGcctgtgggaaaaaaaataataattcatacttagtttgaaatgtatttattggtACACTTAAAGCCAACAGTATGCTCCATGTTGATGTTGCTGTTTAAGCTGTAGCCATTTACGACTGTCTGATTTATGCTTGTGGTACTATACTCTCACGTGACTCATTGTGTCCTGTTATGTTACTGAGGTCGCCTTCAACAACTGTACCAAATTTGTTTATAGTACATGTAAAGCAGGTGTTTTTTTCGTGCACCGCTGTCCCAAACCTCACTCACACTGATATTCACAAAATAGCAATAAAACTTTAACATGTCTACCTTTTCTGAGTTGCACATGCTTATTACATGATGTCCCAAACAGTTGAGATTTTGC is a window encoding:
- the rcn1 gene encoding reticulocalbin-1, translated to MDVFGFVCAALLCAAAVRSKPTLRKDRVIYHDPELARQALEDNTSFQYDHEAFLGKEEARTFDQLSPEESKDRLGKIVERIDGDSDGSITTAELKAWIKRVQKRYVYENVAKVWKDYDLNKNNKVSWDEYKQATYGYYLANPEEFDDATDQFSFKKMLPRDERRFKNADLNGDSAADREEFTSFLHPEEFEHMKDIVVLETLEDIDKNGDGHVDEDEYIADMFAHEDGGPEPDWVKTEREQFSDFRDLNKDGKMDRDEIRHWIMPQDYDHAQAEARHLVYESDQDKDQMLTKEEILENWNMFVGSQATNYGEDLTRNHDEL